One genomic region from Salinicola endophyticus encodes:
- a CDS encoding PrkA family serine protein kinase, with translation MSIFDHVQSRYERVQKEEMSLEEYLELCRKEPSVYASAAERLLSAIGEPQTIDTAKDPRLSRIFSNKVIRRYPAFAEFYGMEEAIEQIVAYFRHAAQGLEERKQILYLLGPVGGGKSSLAERLKLLMERVPFYAIKDSPVYESPLGLFSPEEDGELLSQEYGIPTRHLHGPMSPWAAKRLKEFGGDLSKFRVVKLYPSRLNQIALSKTEPGDENNQDISSLVGKVDIRQLELYSQDDPDAYSFSGGLCRANQGLMEFVEMFKAPIKVLHPLLTATQEGNYNPTEGMGAIPFDGIIMAHSNESEWQQFRNNRNNEAFLDRVYIVKVPYCLRVSEEIKIYQKLLEHSSLDAAPCAPDTLRMLAQFSVLSRLKEPENSSIYSKMRIYDGENLKDTDPKAKSIQEYRDAAGVDEGMTGLSTRFAFKILSKVFNFDTQEIAANPVHLLYVLEQALEREQLPKETHERYLRFIKEYLAPRYVDFIGKEIQTAYLESYTEYGQNIFDRYVTYADFWIQDQEYRDPETGELFDRQALNEDLEKIEKPAGISNPKDFRHEVVNFVLRARAHNNGMNPNWQSYEKLKGVIEHKMFANTEELLPVISFNAKASASDQRKHEDFVDRMVTRGYTEKQVRLLSEWYLRVRKSQ, from the coding sequence ATGAGTATCTTCGATCACGTCCAGAGCCGTTACGAGCGGGTTCAGAAGGAAGAGATGAGCCTTGAGGAGTATCTCGAACTGTGTCGAAAGGAGCCCAGTGTCTACGCCAGCGCCGCCGAACGCCTGCTTTCCGCCATCGGTGAACCGCAGACCATCGATACGGCCAAGGACCCCCGCCTGTCGCGGATCTTCTCCAACAAGGTGATCCGCCGTTACCCCGCCTTCGCCGAGTTCTACGGCATGGAGGAGGCGATCGAGCAGATCGTCGCCTACTTCCGCCATGCCGCCCAGGGGCTCGAGGAGCGCAAGCAGATCCTCTACCTGCTGGGCCCGGTAGGTGGCGGCAAGTCGTCGCTGGCCGAGCGCCTGAAGCTTTTGATGGAGCGCGTGCCGTTCTACGCGATCAAGGACTCGCCGGTCTACGAATCACCACTGGGGCTGTTCTCGCCGGAGGAGGATGGCGAGCTGCTCTCCCAGGAGTACGGTATCCCCACGCGTCACCTGCACGGCCCGATGTCGCCGTGGGCGGCCAAGCGGCTCAAGGAGTTCGGCGGCGACCTGTCGAAGTTCCGCGTGGTCAAGCTCTACCCGTCGCGGCTCAACCAGATTGCGCTGTCCAAGACCGAGCCCGGTGACGAGAACAACCAGGACATCTCCTCGCTGGTGGGCAAGGTCGATATCCGCCAGCTCGAGCTCTACTCCCAGGACGACCCCGACGCCTACAGCTTCTCCGGTGGCCTGTGCCGGGCCAACCAGGGGCTGATGGAGTTCGTCGAGATGTTCAAGGCGCCGATCAAGGTGCTGCACCCGCTGCTGACTGCGACCCAGGAGGGCAACTACAACCCCACCGAGGGCATGGGGGCGATTCCCTTCGACGGCATCATCATGGCTCACTCCAACGAGAGCGAGTGGCAGCAGTTCCGCAACAACCGCAACAACGAGGCGTTCCTCGACCGCGTCTATATCGTCAAGGTGCCTTACTGCCTGCGGGTCTCCGAAGAGATCAAGATCTATCAGAAGCTGCTCGAGCACTCCTCGCTCGACGCCGCGCCCTGTGCCCCCGACACCCTGCGCATGCTGGCGCAGTTCTCGGTGCTCTCGCGGCTCAAGGAGCCGGAGAACTCGAGCATCTACTCCAAGATGCGTATCTACGACGGCGAGAATCTCAAGGATACCGATCCCAAGGCCAAGTCGATCCAGGAGTACCGCGACGCCGCCGGGGTCGACGAGGGCATGACCGGGCTCTCCACCCGCTTCGCTTTCAAGATTCTTTCCAAGGTGTTCAACTTCGACACCCAGGAGATCGCCGCCAACCCGGTGCATCTGCTATACGTGCTGGAGCAGGCGCTGGAGCGCGAGCAGCTGCCCAAGGAGACCCATGAGCGCTATCTGCGCTTCATCAAGGAGTACCTGGCGCCGCGCTACGTCGACTTCATCGGCAAGGAGATCCAGACCGCCTATCTGGAGTCCTACACCGAGTACGGCCAGAACATCTTCGACCGCTACGTCACCTACGCCGACTTCTGGATCCAGGATCAGGAGTACCGCGATCCGGAAACCGGCGAGCTGTTCGATCGTCAGGCACTCAACGAGGACCTGGAGAAGATCGAGAAGCCGGCGGGGATCTCCAATCCCAAGGATTTCCGCCACGAGGTGGTCAACTTCGTGCTGCGGGCGCGGGCCCACAACAACGGCATGAACCCCAACTGGCAGTCCTACGAGAAGCTCAAGGGGGTGATCGAGCACAAGATGTTCGCCAACACCGAGGAGCTCCTGCCGGTGATCTCGTTCAACGCCAAGGCCTCGGCCTCCGACCAGCGCAAGCACGAGGATTTCGTCGACCGCATGGTCACGCGGGGCTATACCGAGAAGCAGGTGCGGCTGCTCTCCGAGTGGTATCTGCGCGTGCGCAAGTCGCAGTAG
- a CDS encoding YeaH/YhbH family protein, with product MSYFIDRRPNARNKSAVNRQRFLKRYRAHIKRAVEESVNRRSITDMERGEKVSIPSRDISEPSFQHGPGGRRTIVSPGNKQFAEGDRLRRPSGGAGGGGSGEGQASNQGEGVDEFVFTLSREEFLDFVFDGLALPHLERKQLRVLEETRPVRAGISREGVPARINIVRSMREAQARRIGMRAPLKRALREAQEALAEEERQDPVLRNPARIDELKSEIERLEKRISSIPFLDTYDLRYNHLTRQPMPSNQAVMFCVMDVSGSMTQAHKDIGKRFFLLLYLFLERNYEKVELVFVRHHTVAKEVDEEEFFYSRETGGTIVSSALTLVDRIIEARYSPEQWNLYVAQASDGDNWDDDSATCLKLLDESLMAKLQYFTYVEITPHAHQALWDAYATIKTAYPERFAMEQIVQAEDIYPVFRELFRQRTES from the coding sequence ATGAGCTATTTCATCGACCGGCGGCCCAATGCGCGCAACAAGAGCGCGGTCAACCGCCAGCGGTTTCTCAAGCGCTACCGGGCGCACATCAAGCGCGCGGTGGAGGAGTCGGTCAACCGGCGCTCGATCACCGACATGGAGCGCGGCGAGAAGGTCTCGATCCCCTCACGCGATATCTCCGAACCCTCGTTCCAGCACGGCCCCGGGGGCCGGCGTACCATCGTCAGCCCCGGCAACAAGCAGTTCGCCGAGGGCGATCGCCTGCGTCGGCCGAGCGGCGGTGCTGGCGGTGGCGGTAGCGGTGAGGGCCAGGCCTCGAACCAGGGCGAGGGGGTCGACGAGTTCGTGTTCACCCTGTCGCGGGAGGAGTTTCTCGACTTCGTCTTCGACGGTCTGGCACTGCCGCATCTCGAGCGCAAGCAGCTGCGCGTGCTCGAGGAGACGCGCCCGGTGCGCGCGGGTATCTCACGGGAAGGGGTACCGGCGCGAATCAACATCGTGCGCTCGATGCGCGAGGCCCAGGCCCGGCGCATCGGCATGCGCGCACCGCTGAAACGCGCCCTGCGCGAGGCCCAGGAGGCGCTGGCGGAGGAGGAGCGTCAGGACCCGGTGCTGCGCAATCCGGCGCGGATCGACGAGCTCAAGTCGGAGATCGAGCGGCTCGAGAAGCGCATCTCATCGATCCCGTTTCTCGATACCTATGATCTGCGCTACAACCACCTCACCCGCCAGCCGATGCCCTCCAATCAGGCGGTGATGTTCTGCGTGATGGACGTCTCCGGCTCGATGACTCAGGCGCACAAGGACATCGGCAAGCGCTTCTTCCTGCTGCTCTATCTGTTCCTCGAGCGCAATTACGAGAAGGTCGAGCTGGTCTTCGTGCGCCACCACACCGTGGCCAAGGAGGTCGACGAGGAGGAGTTCTTCTACTCGCGCGAGACCGGCGGCACCATCGTCTCCAGCGCCCTGACCCTGGTCGATCGCATCATCGAGGCGCGCTACTCGCCGGAGCAGTGGAACCTCTATGTCGCCCAGGCCAGCGACGGCGACAACTGGGACGACGACTCCGCGACCTGCCTCAAGCTGCTCGACGAGTCGCTGATGGCCAAGCTGCAGTATTTCACCTACGTCGAGATCACGCCCCACGCCCATCAGGCGCTGTGGGACGCCTACGCCACGATCAAGACAGCCTATCCCGAGCGCTTCGCGATGGAGCAGATCGTGCAGGCGGAGGACATCTATCCGGTCTTCCGCGAACTCTTCCGTCAGCGTACCGAAAGCTGA
- a CDS encoding SpoVR family protein — protein MTRRKPIATGSDWNFETLERYEQAIAELAREYRLDTYPNQIEIITSEQMMDAYASVGMPVGYHHWSFGKQFLSVEQAYRRGQMGLAYELVINSDPCIAYLMEENSLMMQVLVIAHACYGHNSFFKGNYLFQTWTDASAIVDYLVFARKYVAQCEERHGVEAVEQLLDACHALQNYGVDRYKRPSPISAEAEARRQEEREAYLQTQVNTLWSTIPERAAPLADHLLPDSENDPLGLHRHGRYPSEPQENLLYFLEKNAPLLEPWQREIVRIVRKLAQYFYPQRQTQVMNEGWATFWHYTLMNRLYDDGLIDEGLMLEFLQSHTSVVSQPDYDSPYFGGINPYALGFAMFSDIQRICQAPTHEDREWFPDIAGSDWLDTLHFAMHNFKDESFIQQFLSPKVIRDLKLFSLVDDDRDDSLQIEAIHDDRGYRRIREALSVQYALSAREPNIQVWEADIRGDRSLTLRHVQDRRRPLGQSLFPVLRHLHQLWGFPVKLESIENGDTVRRYQWPIPESGRESA, from the coding sequence ATGACGCGACGCAAGCCCATTGCCACCGGTTCGGACTGGAACTTCGAGACCCTCGAGCGCTACGAGCAGGCGATCGCCGAGCTGGCGCGGGAGTACCGTCTCGACACCTACCCCAATCAGATCGAGATCATCACCTCCGAGCAGATGATGGACGCCTACGCCAGCGTGGGCATGCCCGTGGGCTATCACCACTGGTCGTTCGGCAAGCAGTTCCTGTCGGTGGAGCAGGCCTATCGGCGCGGTCAGATGGGGCTGGCCTACGAGCTGGTGATCAACTCCGACCCCTGCATCGCCTATCTGATGGAGGAGAACTCGCTGATGATGCAGGTGCTGGTGATCGCCCACGCCTGCTACGGCCACAACTCCTTCTTCAAGGGCAACTACCTGTTCCAGACCTGGACCGATGCCTCGGCGATCGTCGACTACCTGGTGTTCGCGCGCAAGTACGTGGCCCAGTGCGAGGAGCGCCACGGGGTCGAGGCGGTGGAGCAGCTGCTCGACGCCTGCCACGCGCTGCAGAACTACGGGGTCGACCGCTACAAGCGCCCGTCGCCGATCTCCGCCGAGGCCGAGGCGCGGCGTCAGGAGGAGCGCGAGGCTTACCTGCAGACCCAGGTCAACACCCTGTGGAGCACCATCCCGGAGCGCGCCGCGCCGCTCGCCGACCACCTCTTGCCGGACAGCGAGAACGATCCGCTCGGCCTGCATCGCCATGGCCGCTACCCCAGCGAGCCGCAGGAGAACCTGCTCTACTTCCTGGAAAAGAATGCTCCGCTGCTCGAACCGTGGCAGCGCGAGATCGTGCGCATCGTGCGCAAGCTCGCCCAGTACTTCTATCCCCAGCGCCAGACCCAGGTGATGAACGAGGGCTGGGCCACCTTCTGGCACTACACGCTGATGAACCGGCTCTACGACGACGGCCTGATCGACGAGGGGCTGATGCTCGAGTTCTTGCAGTCGCATACCTCGGTGGTCAGCCAGCCGGACTACGACAGCCCCTATTTCGGTGGGATCAACCCCTACGCTCTGGGGTTCGCCATGTTCAGCGACATCCAGCGCATCTGCCAGGCGCCGACCCACGAGGATCGCGAGTGGTTCCCCGATATCGCCGGCAGCGATTGGCTCGATACGCTGCACTTCGCCATGCACAACTTCAAGGACGAGTCGTTCATCCAGCAGTTCCTGTCGCCCAAGGTGATCCGCGATCTCAAGCTTTTCAGCCTGGTCGACGACGACCGCGACGACAGCCTGCAGATCGAGGCGATCCACGATGATCGCGGCTATCGCCGGATTCGCGAAGCGCTCAGCGTGCAGTACGCGCTCTCGGCGCGGGAGCCCAATATCCAGGTGTGGGAGGCGGATATTCGCGGTGACCGCTCGCTGACCCTGCGCCACGTGCAGGATCGGCGCCGGCCGCT